The Prevotella herbatica genome contains the following window.
CGATATTGACCTCAATCGGATGCAGGCAGATAGAAGAAAGTATTTGAAGCGTTTGCTTCAAACCAAAGATGGTTTCACGATGGAGGGAGTAAATAATGATTTCGTTCTTCAAGTTGCTCACCTTCGAAAAGCCGCTTCAATTGATATGCAGGTAATAGAACTGCAACAAGTGTTCACCAAAATGCAATGGGAAGAAGAGTAAGTGGATTTGGATTAATGTAAGAACACTACCTATCATAATATGCAGTTGGCGTGAGTGAACAACTGCAGTCAGCTCATCATCATCCTGTATAGCCATCCAAATATGATGGTAAACACCATCTTCTTCAAACAGCTTCTTTTGCAAGTGGGAGTACATGTTGGTTGTATCTATTGAAATATTTAATTGTGTTCTACTTTCATTTTTCCCATGCGGTATTTCTTAATAAGCGGAGTTGGATGGCCTTCGTAGTAGCGATGCTTGTCAAAGGCGAAAGCAACTTTGTTCAGACCGTCCCAGCCGCAGACGAATGTTGCATAATCAGCATCTTTGAGCAGAGTATCCTTATGGAAGATATGATGAGCATCTTTTGCGTAGTCATAATCTTTATTGTTGTCTGCAGCTGAACCTTCATATAGATAGAGTGATGGCAGCGCATCAAATGATTTTGCATCTGCACCTTTCACGATTCTATTTTTCCAATACACTCTCTTCTGGTCTTTACTCCAATCTCCACAGGCTATATTCGTGAGATGTTTGATATTTGTACCTTCTGGCATTTTCAGAAACTCATGTGTATAGAAATTCTTTCCATCTACATAGAAGTTTTTATTCTCTTTTGCAACTTTCAATTTATTGTAGTCTTTTACCTCTGTTGCTTTATTCTCATAATAGACACAATTTTTGTCCTGCCCAAAATAACGACTTTGCAAGAAGGTGTGAAAGGTTGCAGGATCTGCTCCTTCTACAATTTTTGTTTTAAAATATACATGGTAGATGTCTTTGGCATATTGTTCGTTCAGCCCCTTAAACGACTTGTAGTCTCCCACAGGAATGGAATGAATCTCATCCTTTTCAGTTTGATCGTCAGTGTAGTAGATATAATTTTTGTCTACACTCCAGTTATTATAACCTGGGCGGAACGACTTGTAGTCTGAAACGTGAAATGGAATCCCATAGCTATAATAATCCTTCCCGTCACATGCTATGTTTGCATTCGACATTTTGAAAGTCTTAGGGTGTGCCCCCTTCATGATTTTTCCTGTATAATATACATGATTTTTGTCGGCAGAATATCCCGTGTTTTTCCCGATAAGATGAAAGGTTGCAACATCTGCACCTTCTATTTTATCAAAACAGTAATACACATGTTTATTGTCAAGTGCGTAACTTCCTTGATAATCTTCCCCGATTTTTCTGTAAGAGAAGAAGTCAGAACCATCGGGTCTATTCTCAGCTAAAGGACTAATGGCAATTAAAACACAAAGTAGTAATGATATTAGTGGCAACCCCGAAATGAGATAGAAAAGATAGGGTTTTACCAGTTTCTTAGATATCCGTTTTGCAACGATGACGAGAGGAAACAGATAAAGCGGGTAGCCGAACACGATTAATGCAAATCAAATAATTAAGAAAGAGTGCCTTAATAAAATTAATTAAAAATGGTAATTTGATTTAAATGTATTCTAATTCCAATTATTTCATATCATTTGAAAGAATCTCAACTAGCGTTTTCCTGGAAATAATAATGCTATCATTATTACCAGTGTTACAAAATTTGGCATATATTATTATGAATCCATAATTAGCAGTTAATAATGCAAACAAATTGAAATTCATAAATTGTAATATATATTGTAGAAACTCGATATTTTCGCAAATAATAAGATATAATTCCAATATTTTTACTATTTTTGTAGTGTGAAAATATTATATTTTAAGCTGACTATCATAATTTAGACATAATAATGAAAGATACAATTAACTCTCCTGTATCGTGGTTGTTCAAATATATACTTGGACGATTAGAGAATACTAATCCTGATTACATTGATCGGGTAATAATGCCTTTGGTTGATGATTGTAAACTTAATACTGGTATAGTAATTGATCAAAGTAAAGCAGGAAAATTTCGTGCTTATGTAAATAGTGAAGGTAAAATTACAATAACCGAAAATTTCCTTTGCTATATTTGGAATCTTTGTTATTTTGGTTTAGTAAGTTACGAAGAAGGTGTTGCCAGTTATTGGGATAATAAACAAAAAGGAATTAAAGAGGATAATATTAATCATATTGCTTTGAGGGTTGCAGAGGAATGTAGACAATATGCGATGTCTCTACATTGGGGTTATGACGAATGGCCGGAAAACCTCCCCAAGCCAAACAATCATGATAAGAATGAAGCTGTGAATTTTACTAATCAGTTATTCCTTTATGCCGTTAACTACATTCTTTGTCATGAAATTGCCCATATTTTATTAGGACATTCTGTTGGCGTTTCTAGCGAACGATTTTTTGAACAGGAATATGAAGCAGATGAGATGGCATTTCAAGAGGTATTGAAAGGGCGATATGGCAAAAACAATCTGACTGTTGAATTAGGCGTTTTGATGGGATTCTGTGCTATGATAATGGCTAGTCCTTCTGATAAAGATGGTATAACTCATCCAAGTTCATTGAAAAGATTAAAAAGTTTTATTGACTTTGTTTCACCTGCACCTGATCCAGATTTGGAGTGTTCTTTGTCTATATCTAGGTGTATGGGATTTTGTATTTCATAAAGGCTATGATCCATATTCTATAGAGTTTGAATCTCATAAGGAGCTTTTTGATAAGTTTATGGAAAAAGCCCCAGAACAATAATCGTTTTCATTCATAAAAAAATAAGCTTTATGTTCTCATTAAGAAAACTGATAGTTAAAGATTCTTGCGATAAAAGAATCCTGAAAATTTTAAAGCCAGGAGAATATCTCTTTTCTGATCCAAAATTTGATAATTTCTTTCTTAATAATGTTACGGTTTCATCTATTGTAGGAAAAAATGGCTGTGGAAAATCATCATTGATAGAACTTGTATTCCGCATGGTTAATAATCTTGGCGCAATGATGCTTAAAAAACTAAGCCGGCCTGCGGCTGATGCTCTTTGTTTTGTTGAAGGCATTGAAGCTACATTGGAATATGATCTTGATAGTAAGCACGGAACCCTTATATGTGGACGTAATTCAGTTGAGTTGATGCATGGTGAGTATTTATTTTGTTGGCACAAAGAGAATTCATCTGTTTTATACGAAATCAATGGAAAAAAGAAAGATACCAATGATTATGGAGTAGCTAAATGTGTAGCTGATAATTTCTTCTATCTGATTGCGACCAATTATAGTATGCAGTCTTTCATCGATGCAGACTATAGAAAAGAAATAGTATCATCATGGCAACCAAATAAGGCGTATGATGAAAGTACAAATGAATATGTGTGGGGGCGAGATGATTCTAATTGCTGGATAAATGGTGTCTTTCATAAGAATGATGGATATATGTGCCCTATCGTTCTTAACCCATATAGAGATAACGGAAAGATAGACATGGTAAAAGAAGAGGGATTAACTGTAAATCGTTTATGTGCCCTAATGTTGCAATTTCGAAAAGAGAACTATCAGATTATTGAAGGATATAGGCTAGCCTCTATTCGCTACATATTTAATCAGGGGTATTTGTTGGAGAATTTTGATAGACAAATATTGAGGGACATTCCTGCAGAGAGGATAAGTGATAAATTTTTGTATGTCTATTTTCTTGAAGGTAGCTATGCTAAAGCAATCCTAGATGGATATGGGATAAATGCTGAAAGAGATATGAACTATATAGAGCTGACTCTACGACTTTACTTGGTTTACAAAACATTTAGCATTGCAGAAAAATACCCACAATATTCTCATTTTAGACCATTGGGAAATGTCAACAATGCTTTTAAAACTAATACAAATAAGCATGAACTAAAATTAGTGTATGAGTTGGCTAAAAAAATCATGGTCAATTCTTCACATATTGAATTGAAGGTTCATCAAACAATATATCTCATTAGGAATCTTGATATATTGGATAATAAAAATAGGCTAGAACAGCCAATGACTTACGAAGAATTCAATGAATTTTTGAATGTCAACACAGAATGTGATAATGTAATGCAAAGGTTTAGAACCCTTCCGCCACCTCTATTTCGTCCAACGATATATTTGATAAAGAATGAAGATTATGACAATATCATGCGCCAAGAATTCACTGAGCAAGAGCGAAAGGATGACATTGATCGTCATTCGATACCTTTATCAGATTTAAGTTCTGGTGAGCGTCAGTTTATTTATATGACTAGTACGCTTCTTTACCATGCGCATAATATTCTGTCCATTCCTGATAATGAACGTTTAGCTTACCGAAATCTATGTATGGTGCTTGATGAGGTAGAAATATGCTTTCATCCAGAATATCAACGTACATTCTTAAGCAAATTACTTTCGCTGATAGAACGTAATCAGCTTAATACATTCTTTGGTATAAGCATCCTAATCATTACCCATTCTCCATTTGTTCTCAGTGATATACCTAAAGATAATATTTTATATTTGGAAAATGGAGAGAACGTTTCAGAAAGCAAACACCTGAATACATTTGGTGCAAATGTAAACGAATTACTGGCGCAAAGTTTCTTCTTGTCGGGCGGGTTTATGGGTGAATTTGCAAGTGATAGGATAGATTCATTGGCTAATTACTTATCCGATAATCCGACTAGTTATCCATGGACAGAATCTTTGGCAAAAGAATTAATTGATTTGGTAGGTGACGAGTTGATACAATTTCAATTACAACAGATGTATGCCCAGAAATTTAAAGATACTGATTCATATAAAGTATGGATAAAAGAAGAGGCTGAAAGATTAGGTATAGAACTATGAGAAGAATATTGATTACAAATAAGATTATAGGAATAGCCAATCGCTATACCTCGGAAATGGAGGATATTCACACGTTTAAAACTGGGGAAAATCCCAAAGCTAGATTGTTGAATCTTAGTAATAGACTCAAAAAATCTAGCGCAAAAATAAAAATATTAAGGCAGCCTGCAAAAAAGGGACATCCTGCGGTTTATGAAAATAAAACTGGCAACAAGATGTTGGAATGCTCAAATTATGTGAAGGCTATATATGATAATTATGATGGTTTGAACTCATTACTGCCTTCACAATATGATGAAAAAATATCAAAACTGGTGGATCCTAAGCTTGGTTCTTATGAACTTAATAAAATAAAAGTTAAGCTTCCCAAGAAACGATTGATGTCTCTTTTTGAACTTATTGTCGAAGCAATGCGATACGTTCATGTACAAAAGGAAATAATACCCAAGTACATAAAGGAGATGGGGATAAAAACTTGTGTGTATTGCAATGCACAATTCGCAACTACGGTTACGCTACAAGAGATAAAACCAACCAAAAAAGGTATGGTTAGAATCAAATATCATGAGGCGCCTTGCTATGAACTTGATCATAATAAGGCGAAGTCTAAGTATCCTTACCTTTGTACAAACTTCTACAACCTACAACCATCATGCAGTTCTTGTAATCGTAGGAAAAACGATAGGGAATTAGGTTTCTCTCTTTACTATGAACCTGGTGAAACAGACATTAGTCCTCTCCATTTTAGACTAGATCCAAAAGATATTATTCGATTTAGGATGACCAATGATGGACAGAAAGTTTTGCCACATTTATGCAATGCAGGATCCGATGTCCCTCCGATGAACCCAGAAGATAATTCTGACGCGGGCAGATTTAACAAAATGCTTGGGGTACAAGGAATATATGATGAACATGCAGATATTGTGGAAGAAATATTGTGGAAGCATAAAATCTATTCAAGTGGTTTTATGACAGCTACCATAAACCAAATCAAATCTTTAGGAATAGTTAATTTTGATATGAAGAGATTTATTCTCGGAGGTTATTATGATAGTGATGATGACTTTTTGAAAAGACCTTTGAGTATATTGAAGAACGATCTTTGGGATCAACTTAATAGAAAAAAGTAATATCCCCTGAAGGCTTTTACAAAGTGTCCTCCCCCTTGGAGGGGAGGACTTAGAGGACTAAAATACATAATATTATAGCTTTAATATCCATTCTCCTTGAAATACTTGAGGAGAATCTTGCCAACTTTCTTGTTGTGAAGAATGTATGATATATGGTCTTCACCAGGAATGATCATCACCTTTCCCTTTGGGATATTGCTTGCTATCTGTTCAGTGTGAGAACGTTGTATAGCATCATTTTCTCCAGCCATAACCAATACAGGAACTTGAATATTCTTCATATCCTCAAAGGTCATATCCGGTTCATCAATCATCATTTTCAATAGGGGAGAAGGATTCTTCTCTTTCACCATATTCTCGTATTCCTCAGGAAGAAGTCCCTTTGGAAACAGATTAGCACCACTTGTAGCCATCAATGAGCATGTATTTGGATGCATGAGTTCCAATAACAAAGCATTATTTCCGCCATCGCTCCAACCAAATATAGCAGGCTTCACAATTCCCAATTTATCAATGAATTGATACATATCCTCTGCCATATCCTTGTAATGGTATTCTGACAGAGGCTTGTTTTCACCTTGACCACGAGAGTCAATAACATACACCTTATAACCAGCCTTTGCCAACTGATGAGTTGTAGTTTCCAAGTCTTTGTGACTACCTCCATTACCATGAAGCAATATCACCGGTTTACCCTCACCTTCAACAATATAAGCAAGGCTAATGCCATTAACTTCAACCACACCAGCAGTCTCTTGCATCACGCTCTTACATGATGAAAGACTACCCATACCTAACACCGCACTTACCATATATATAAAAAGCTTTTTCATAACTATAAGAGTTTGATAGCATCCCTCATGATGTCGTCATGATCAAAAGCAAGGGTAGGGTGATCATTAAGAGAAAACCAGCGAGCATCAGCTGCATCATCCTGACCTTGAACCTCTAATGGTTCATCTACACGAATAAGATAAGCCACTGTGATAGTTCGTCCACGAGGATCTCTGTCAACCTTTGAATAAGCACCAATCTGCTGTACTTCAGAAATAACAAGTCTTGTTTCCTCCTGAAGTTCACGGATGGCACACTGCTCTGTTGTTTCATCCATCTCCATAAAGCCACCAGGGAATGCCCAACGACCTTGGTACGGATCAGCCTTTCGTAGAATCAACAACACCTTAGGAGCCGCTTCTTTTGTAATGACTACACTGTCTGCTGTGACAGCTGGTCTTGGATATTTATATGTATAGTTCATATTTTATCTTTTAATATTCCAAGTTATGCAATGTAAGGCTCCTCCTCCAGCTGCAATATCCCGCATTCTGAATATGCTGATCTCACAATCTGGATTGGCTTCTTTAACGTAATTTAGAGCTTGCTTGTCTTCATCAATACCAAATGAAGGAATTACTATTTTGTTTCCAACTCGCAGATAGTTGATGTATGCCCAATTCCAATCTGGTTCTGGATTAGGAACATTAAAAAGCATTTCTGTCACATCAAATCCTCTTTCTTCTAGCCTTCGCTTGATTTCTTCAGCCTCTTCTGGTTCAGCCTCACGATGGTTCGATATCAGTACTTTCTTTCCGTAACACCACCGAATCAATCCGTCTGGATGCCCATACACGTCAGCATTTTCATCATCACGATTGTCGCAATGCCAGGGGATGATTATAATCTCACAATCAAAGACCTTCTGTATTTTTTCAAGAAGATCAAAATCATTCTCTTTGCAATCATTCTCTGCAAATATCTTGTTAGTCATCACGATATAGTCACCACATAAGGTTATATTCCCTCCATCAAGTACCACATCAGTCTCTTTACATTCTCTTTCAAGCTCCCTAAGAGTTATTCGCGGATTTGTAATAGTATTTTTATACACCTTGTCTTTGGTAAGATATTTGGGCAGATATCGATATATCAGAAATTCATTGTCGTTTACCTGTATGGGCATATAATCGCGAGCCCAATACGCTTTCGTATATTTGAGCAAATCCCAATCGATGCTTAGTTTATCCAACAGCGTAGTCAGTCGATAAAAAACATCTGGTTGCTCTTCCTTCAGCTTCTTAGCGAGAAAGACTATATTGGTATCTTTATCTGCTATCATACAGTCTCTTGTCGGGTAAAACTCCATTTCCGGTCACACTTCACATCCTTATCTTTATCATCCTTGACAAATGGTTTATAATCAAAATCGCTTACAGATAAGTACACATTCTGCCGAGTTCCGATAATAGGAGTTCCTGCCTTACGTAGTTCATCTCTCCATCTCACATGATTTTCTTCACCGATCGAAAAACCATTTATGAGTGCATATAGATACGTTGACTGAGTATTGTATTGATAGTCATCATGCTCTGTAAACATCCATTTGCCATTTGATATCTTCTTCCATTTCAAATACTTCCCATCCTTAGTCTTCACTTCGTAAGCACGTATCAATGCTGATGCTCTATATTGCTCTTTTTCATTCTCAAATGTAATATCAAATCCTGAGGAATGTGCGTGCAGCGACATTATAGGGAAGTAAGGGCAATGCTCAACATCTCTGCCGTTTCTATGATAAACAATAGGGTCATGAATACCATCAAATGTCTCACTATGATAGTAGAACTCTACAGTTCGGATGAATATTTTGAATTCATCACCCACCTCGATATGACCGCCATACAAGAAACTTTTTGATAGATCCTTGAATTGTTTTTCCAGTTCATTTAGAACGTCACTTCTATGGAAGTTCTTTAGTTCATTCGATAATTTCATGTCTTATTACTTTTAATTTCTATTGATTTCTCTGCTATATGGACTCAAATCAAACAGCACTTGTTTGATTTGTTCAGAAGGTATTTTCCTTTCCTAGATATTCAGTAATTCTTCTTGTCTTGGTTGTCCCATCGTAAGGCGGTAGAGGGAGAGAACTTTTATCAGTTGATTATAACGTGAATTATTTTTCTGCAAATACCCATGGAAGTCGAGACCATCTTGCTCTACAGATGTAAATGTTAAAACGAAGGGATTTAATAGACTATTAAAGGCTGATCTAACATCCGTTGCATGAACTTGTAAACCATGCAGCAAAGCATCAGTAACCGTGATGGTACAGATTTTATGATCCGTAAACCATTCTTGCTAGAGAGTTGTTCAAAGTCGTAGTCATTTGCAGGAGTTAAACTCCCATCTAATACCAACCGATATCACCTATATTAGCTCCTAACATATTCTTGCTATTATTAATTTGCGACTATAAAACTATAAAAGGGCAGTCTCATCTCATGGGACATGCTCAATAATAGTGGTAATTTGTATGCAAAATTACACATTTCTACCTAAGAAATACAATGAATGCCTTTAAAACTACAGAAATTTAAAGAAAATATAATCTTGGGGTTTCATAGTATCATCCGTTTTATAAATATAGATAAGAGTGTGGGGAAATAAAAAATACAATGATAGTATTTGTATAATGATATTTCTTCAATGCTAAATAATATACTGGTTCAGATTGATTTTTATTTAAAGCACTCCAAGACTCTATCAGAAACTTATACTTTGGTACCGATATCAATGCTGGCATCAAATCAAATTATTCAAAGTTTAATGTAGTAACTTATTATAATTTTAGGCTTATATTTTAATAACGAATTGGATTTCCTTGTTAAATTGAAAAGGGTACGAATATTGATAAAAATGCTTGAAATCGATTATTCTCAATTGTGAACTTCAAAATGAAAAGCGCTCTCTATGAGCGCTTTAACTATATAATGTGCGATTCTCTAATTCTTATTTTTCGAAGATTATTTTCCAATACAGAAGTGCTGGAAAATATTGCCTAAAACTTCATTCGGGGTGATTTGACCGCCTGTTATTTCAGATAGCTGTTCAAGACATATACGCAGATCCTCACTTATTAGGTCACCACTTAAATCGGCTTCCATTGCATCTATCACACGAGTAATGCTTTCGTTGGCACGAGTTAATGCCTCATAATGGCGGGCACTCGTTACGATTACAGAATTCTCGTTAATCTCTGGAATGTTGGCAGATTTGAATAAAGCTTCTTCCAGTTGTGATATGTTTGTACCCAACTTTGCAGATATTTCAAGATGTTGTAAATCGGATGCTATTGTTGTGAGTTGCTTGATAATGTCGGTTGCTAAATTATTATTGTCAATCTTATTAATAATAATGATCAGGTTCTTATCTGCGCAACGCTCTTTAATATTTTCGATTTCCTCTGACAATGGGATAGAGTCGATTAGCCATAATATTATTGTAGCTTCATCAATCTTCTTGAATGTACGTTCTATACCAAGTTGCTCAACCTTATCTTCTGTCTGACGTATACCAGCAGTATCAATGAATCGGAATGTTATTCCGTTTATCTCAGTAGTATCTTCGATTACATCACGAGTCGTACCATGAATGTCACTCACGATAGCTTTGTCTTCGTGAAGAAGTTGATTGAGTAGGGTGCTCTTTCCAACATTTGTCTTACCGATGATAGCTACAGGTATTCCTTTTTTCAGAGCGTTACCAGTTTCAAATGATTTTGCTAATGCAGTTATGCGCTGATGAATCTTCTGAGCAAGTTGCATGAGCTCGCTACGATCTGCAAACTCTAACTCTTCATGATCAGAAAAATCAAGTTCAAGTTCCAGCAGCGATGTTATTTTCAGTAGTTGGTCTCTAAGAATAGATAACTCACTGCTGAAATGTCCCTTCAACTGACTGAGTGCCATTTTATGGGATGCGCG
Protein-coding sequences here:
- a CDS encoding DKNYY domain-containing protein, whose protein sequence is MPLISLLLCVLIAISPLAENRPDGSDFFSYRKIGEDYQGSYALDNKHVYYCFDKIEGADVATFHLIGKNTGYSADKNHVYYTGKIMKGAHPKTFKMSNANIACDGKDYYSYGIPFHVSDYKSFRPGYNNWSVDKNYIYYTDDQTEKDEIHSIPVGDYKSFKGLNEQYAKDIYHVYFKTKIVEGADPATFHTFLQSRYFGQDKNCVYYENKATEVKDYNKLKVAKENKNFYVDGKNFYTHEFLKMPEGTNIKHLTNIACGDWSKDQKRVYWKNRIVKGADAKSFDALPSLYLYEGSAADNNKDYDYAKDAHHIFHKDTLLKDADYATFVCGWDGLNKVAFAFDKHRYYEGHPTPLIKKYRMGKMKVEHN
- a CDS encoding phage exclusion protein Lit family protein, translated to MKDTINSPVSWLFKYILGRLENTNPDYIDRVIMPLVDDCKLNTGIVIDQSKAGKFRAYVNSEGKITITENFLCYIWNLCYFGLVSYEEGVASYWDNKQKGIKEDNINHIALRVAEECRQYAMSLHWGYDEWPENLPKPNNHDKNEAVNFTNQLFLYAVNYILCHEIAHILLGHSVGVSSERFFEQEYEADEMAFQEVLKGRYGKNNLTVELGVLMGFCAMIMASPSDKDGITHPSSLKRLKSFIDFVSPAPDPDLECSLSISRCMGFCIS
- a CDS encoding AAA family ATPase, with amino-acid sequence MFSLRKLIVKDSCDKRILKILKPGEYLFSDPKFDNFFLNNVTVSSIVGKNGCGKSSLIELVFRMVNNLGAMMLKKLSRPAADALCFVEGIEATLEYDLDSKHGTLICGRNSVELMHGEYLFCWHKENSSVLYEINGKKKDTNDYGVAKCVADNFFYLIATNYSMQSFIDADYRKEIVSSWQPNKAYDESTNEYVWGRDDSNCWINGVFHKNDGYMCPIVLNPYRDNGKIDMVKEEGLTVNRLCALMLQFRKENYQIIEGYRLASIRYIFNQGYLLENFDRQILRDIPAERISDKFLYVYFLEGSYAKAILDGYGINAERDMNYIELTLRLYLVYKTFSIAEKYPQYSHFRPLGNVNNAFKTNTNKHELKLVYELAKKIMVNSSHIELKVHQTIYLIRNLDILDNKNRLEQPMTYEEFNEFLNVNTECDNVMQRFRTLPPPLFRPTIYLIKNEDYDNIMRQEFTEQERKDDIDRHSIPLSDLSSGERQFIYMTSTLLYHAHNILSIPDNERLAYRNLCMVLDEVEICFHPEYQRTFLSKLLSLIERNQLNTFFGISILIITHSPFVLSDIPKDNILYLENGENVSESKHLNTFGANVNELLAQSFFLSGGFMGEFASDRIDSLANYLSDNPTSYPWTESLAKELIDLVGDELIQFQLQQMYAQKFKDTDSYKVWIKEEAERLGIEL
- a CDS encoding HNH endonuclease — its product is MRRILITNKIIGIANRYTSEMEDIHTFKTGENPKARLLNLSNRLKKSSAKIKILRQPAKKGHPAVYENKTGNKMLECSNYVKAIYDNYDGLNSLLPSQYDEKISKLVDPKLGSYELNKIKVKLPKKRLMSLFELIVEAMRYVHVQKEIIPKYIKEMGIKTCVYCNAQFATTVTLQEIKPTKKGMVRIKYHEAPCYELDHNKAKSKYPYLCTNFYNLQPSCSSCNRRKNDRELGFSLYYEPGETDISPLHFRLDPKDIIRFRMTNDGQKVLPHLCNAGSDVPPMNPEDNSDAGRFNKMLGVQGIYDEHADIVEEILWKHKIYSSGFMTATINQIKSLGIVNFDMKRFILGGYYDSDDDFLKRPLSILKNDLWDQLNRKK
- a CDS encoding alpha/beta fold hydrolase, whose amino-acid sequence is MKKLFIYMVSAVLGMGSLSSCKSVMQETAGVVEVNGISLAYIVEGEGKPVILLHGNGGSHKDLETTTHQLAKAGYKVYVIDSRGQGENKPLSEYHYKDMAEDMYQFIDKLGIVKPAIFGWSDGGNNALLLELMHPNTCSLMATSGANLFPKGLLPEEYENMVKEKNPSPLLKMMIDEPDMTFEDMKNIQVPVLVMAGENDAIQRSHTEQIASNIPKGKVMIIPGEDHISYILHNKKVGKILLKYFKENGY
- a CDS encoding NUDIX domain-containing protein — encoded protein: MNYTYKYPRPAVTADSVVITKEAAPKVLLILRKADPYQGRWAFPGGFMEMDETTEQCAIRELQEETRLVISEVQQIGAYSKVDRDPRGRTITVAYLIRVDEPLEVQGQDDAADARWFSLNDHPTLAFDHDDIMRDAIKLL
- a CDS encoding agmatine deiminase family protein, yielding MIADKDTNIVFLAKKLKEEQPDVFYRLTTLLDKLSIDWDLLKYTKAYWARDYMPIQVNDNEFLIYRYLPKYLTKDKVYKNTITNPRITLRELERECKETDVVLDGGNITLCGDYIVMTNKIFAENDCKENDFDLLEKIQKVFDCEIIIIPWHCDNRDDENADVYGHPDGLIRWCYGKKVLISNHREAEPEEAEEIKRRLEERGFDVTEMLFNVPNPEPDWNWAYINYLRVGNKIVIPSFGIDEDKQALNYVKEANPDCEISIFRMRDIAAGGGALHCITWNIKR
- the mnmE gene encoding tRNA uridine-5-carboxymethylaminomethyl(34) synthesis GTPase MnmE → MNNDNICALATPAGGAIGIVRVSGPEAISITNSIFSKDISLAKPNTLHYGEIIDKEGSTIDDVLVSVYRAPHSYTGEDSTEISCHGSAYILNKVVHTLIDAGCRQAEPGEYTKRAYLNGKMDLSQAEAVADLVSATNRASHKMALSQLKGHFSSELSILRDQLLKITSLLELELDFSDHEELEFADRSELMQLAQKIHQRITALAKSFETGNALKKGIPVAIIGKTNVGKSTLLNQLLHEDKAIVSDIHGTTRDVIEDTTEINGITFRFIDTAGIRQTEDKVEQLGIERTFKKIDEATIILWLIDSIPLSEEIENIKERCADKNLIIIINKIDNNNLATDIIKQLTTIASDLQHLEISAKLGTNISQLEEALFKSANIPEINENSVIVTSARHYEALTRANESITRVIDAMEADLSGDLISEDLRICLEQLSEITGGQITPNEVLGNIFQHFCIGK